One genomic region from Thermoleptolyngbya sichuanensis A183 encodes:
- a CDS encoding PAS domain-containing sensor histidine kinase yields MWLHGLSNGLTAISYFAIPAALLYFVQQRQDLPYRWLFKIFSAFVGVCGLSHVMEIWTLWHPDYWVSGGIKAFNAILALTTATKLIPLIPEALALPSPAQLEIAKANLEDLVRDRTQSLKLSEERWQLALQGTNDGIWDWNFQTGEVFFSDRCKEMLGFDADQFMDSPKVWESLIHPDDLPAVTAAFYEHLEGKALFYTLEHRLQCKDGTYKWVLSRGQALRNEAGTVTRMAGSINDITERKHAEAALNESRRQFRNLVENSPDIIERFDLNLRHLYVSPSLTRITGLSTEVFLGKSCREMGLDETMVNTWEAAVNRLLATGEKQVIEFSTPTLEGVRAFEMVIAPEWDEPQAGESAAKITSLLCISRDITERKQAEEALAASERQLSTLISNLPGYVYRVQNDPNFTPIFISAGVEAVTGYRQEEYLVERSISCGQEIHPDDAEWVWERVQQAVGDRTPYECEYRIRTKTGEERWVWERGRGIYDETGNLQWLEGFVTDISDRKLAEAELLAQKELLQITLDHLPVMISVHSETGNILLVNQTIEQTVGWTQAEHLTRDVLRECYPDPADYDRVTRHIAAADSTWQEFRLRTRDGRLIDTAWTQISLPDGRSIGIGQDITERKQAEAARLQAERLQQELKLLETILDSVLAGYWDCNLREGTNYWSPGLKRMLGYADDEIPNTLDNWEQFILPEDLPKTKACLERHVQSRGVEPYYNEVRYRHKDGSIVWVICTGQAIEWGESGEMLRMVGCHVDITPLKTIEAQLQTSKAHLKEAQRIGNIGSWEFDIQTERITWSDQVFRIFHRDPALGAPKNFAELQQLIHPGDRELHAQAVYTLVDTHQAYDVEFRICRGDGSTGHLQAKGEVVLDATGRLIQLRGIVLDITERKQIEAQNRLLADRLTLALNAGEIGTWDWNMVDEVSWDQRMYEIYGLQQMWESGQTATYQVWRDRLHLDDLAPTEAALQAAIRGEGDYDVEFRIWRTDGQLRWIKANAVVQRDAEGKPFRMTGINYDITIRKQTEAALLRKSAQLEASNQELEAFAYSVSHDLRSPLRAIDGFSRALLEDYGHQFDDEGRDYFNRIRHNVQRMGMLIDDLLSLSRVSRLEMRYATVDLSAIAHELLQELRAAEPERQVECIITPDVIVWADSCLMRVVLSNLLQNAWKFTSHHNTARIEFGILQQPEQTVYFVRDDGAGFDMAYSAMLFGVFQRLHNMTEFPGTGIGLATVQRIIHRHGGQVWAEAAIEQGATIYFTLPIPVLEARLEARSDL; encoded by the coding sequence GTGTGGCTACATGGACTGTCGAATGGGCTGACTGCAATTTCCTACTTCGCCATTCCCGCAGCGCTGCTCTACTTTGTGCAGCAGCGGCAAGATCTGCCCTATCGCTGGTTATTTAAGATCTTTAGCGCCTTTGTTGGCGTGTGTGGGCTGAGCCATGTGATGGAAATCTGGACGCTGTGGCATCCCGACTATTGGGTATCGGGCGGCATCAAGGCGTTTAATGCAATCTTGGCGCTAACCACTGCTACCAAGCTGATTCCGCTAATTCCTGAAGCCTTGGCTCTGCCTAGCCCCGCCCAGCTAGAAATCGCCAAAGCCAATCTGGAAGACCTAGTGCGCGATCGCACGCAATCACTAAAACTCAGTGAAGAACGCTGGCAGCTTGCCTTGCAGGGCACCAACGACGGCATTTGGGATTGGAACTTTCAAACGGGTGAGGTCTTTTTTTCTGACCGCTGCAAAGAAATGCTGGGCTTTGATGCAGACCAGTTTATGGATAGCCCAAAAGTCTGGGAGAGCCTGATTCACCCGGATGATTTGCCTGCGGTCACGGCTGCATTCTACGAACACCTAGAGGGCAAGGCTCTTTTTTATACCCTAGAGCATCGATTGCAGTGCAAAGACGGCACTTATAAATGGGTGCTGTCGCGAGGGCAAGCGCTGCGAAATGAGGCAGGAACCGTGACCCGCATGGCAGGTTCCATCAACGACATCACCGAACGCAAGCACGCCGAAGCCGCCCTGAACGAATCCCGCCGACAGTTTCGCAACCTGGTCGAAAATTCACCCGACATTATCGAGCGGTTTGACCTAAACCTGCGGCATCTCTACGTCAGCCCTTCTTTAACCCGCATCACAGGCCTTTCTACCGAGGTGTTTCTGGGCAAAAGCTGCCGCGAGATGGGGCTGGATGAAACAATGGTGAACACCTGGGAAGCCGCTGTAAATCGCCTGCTGGCGACAGGAGAAAAGCAGGTCATCGAGTTCTCGACTCCAACGCTAGAAGGAGTCCGAGCCTTTGAAATGGTCATTGCGCCGGAATGGGACGAGCCGCAGGCCGGAGAATCGGCGGCGAAGATTACCTCTCTCCTCTGCATTTCCAGAGACATCACCGAGCGCAAGCAAGCGGAAGAAGCCCTCGCCGCCAGCGAACGGCAGCTTTCGACGCTGATCAGCAACTTGCCAGGCTATGTCTACCGCGTGCAAAATGACCCCAACTTTACGCCCATCTTCATCAGCGCAGGCGTAGAAGCCGTGACGGGCTATCGTCAGGAGGAGTATCTGGTTGAGCGCTCGATTTCCTGTGGTCAGGAAATTCATCCCGATGACGCAGAGTGGGTTTGGGAACGGGTGCAACAAGCCGTGGGCGATCGCACGCCCTACGAATGCGAATATCGTATTCGGACAAAGACCGGCGAGGAACGCTGGGTCTGGGAGCGCGGTCGGGGGATTTACGATGAAACCGGAAACCTGCAATGGCTGGAAGGATTTGTAACCGATATCAGCGATCGCAAGCTTGCCGAAGCCGAACTGCTGGCCCAGAAAGAACTGTTGCAAATTACCCTCGACCATCTCCCGGTCATGATTAGCGTGCATTCAGAAACGGGCAACATTTTGCTGGTCAACCAGACTATTGAGCAGACCGTCGGCTGGACTCAGGCAGAACACCTGACCCGCGACGTGCTGCGAGAGTGTTACCCCGATCCGGCTGACTACGACCGGGTGACTCGCCACATCGCAGCCGCCGACTCCACCTGGCAAGAGTTCCGCCTCCGAACCCGCGACGGCCGCCTGATCGACACCGCCTGGACTCAAATTTCCCTGCCGGACGGTCGCAGCATCGGCATCGGGCAAGACATCACCGAACGCAAGCAAGCCGAAGCAGCCCGACTACAAGCCGAACGACTTCAGCAAGAGCTAAAGCTACTAGAAACCATCCTCGACTCGGTGCTGGCGGGCTATTGGGATTGTAATCTCCGTGAGGGCACAAACTACTGGAGTCCGGGCTTAAAGCGAATGTTGGGCTATGCAGACGACGAAATCCCCAACACGCTCGACAACTGGGAGCAGTTCATTCTGCCCGAAGACTTGCCCAAGACGAAGGCTTGCCTGGAGCGCCATGTCCAGAGTCGTGGGGTAGAGCCATATTACAACGAAGTTCGCTATCGCCATAAGGATGGGTCAATCGTCTGGGTGATTTGCACCGGGCAGGCAATTGAGTGGGGCGAGTCGGGCGAGATGCTGCGGATGGTGGGCTGTCATGTAGACATTACGCCGCTCAAAACAATCGAGGCACAACTGCAAACCAGCAAGGCCCACCTGAAAGAAGCCCAACGCATCGGCAACATTGGCAGTTGGGAGTTTGACATTCAAACAGAACGGATTACTTGGTCAGATCAGGTCTTTCGCATTTTTCACCGCGATCCGGCTCTGGGAGCGCCAAAGAACTTTGCAGAGCTTCAGCAGTTGATTCATCCGGGCGATCGCGAGTTGCACGCCCAGGCAGTCTACACATTAGTAGATACCCATCAGGCTTATGACGTTGAATTTCGGATTTGTCGGGGCGATGGATCAACTGGACATTTACAGGCCAAAGGCGAAGTTGTGCTGGATGCAACGGGACGCTTGATTCAGTTGAGAGGCATCGTCCTCGACATCACCGAACGCAAACAGATTGAAGCACAAAACCGCCTACTGGCCGATCGCCTGACGCTGGCGCTGAACGCTGGGGAAATTGGCACTTGGGATTGGAACATGGTTGATGAGGTTAGCTGGGATCAGCGCATGTATGAGATCTACGGGCTACAACAAATGTGGGAGTCTGGTCAGACAGCAACCTATCAAGTTTGGCGCGATCGCCTACATCTTGATGATTTAGCTCCTACTGAGGCTGCCCTGCAAGCGGCTATTCGCGGTGAAGGAGACTATGATGTGGAGTTTCGCATCTGGCGCACCGATGGTCAACTGCGATGGATTAAGGCTAATGCGGTGGTGCAGCGCGATGCGGAGGGCAAGCCATTTCGCATGACAGGCATCAACTACGACATTACTATCCGCAAGCAAACCGAAGCAGCACTGTTGCGAAAGTCGGCCCAGCTCGAAGCCTCCAACCAGGAGCTAGAAGCTTTTGCCTATTCGGTGTCGCATGATCTGCGATCGCCCCTCCGCGCGATTGACGGCTTTAGCAGGGCGCTGCTGGAGGATTATGGTCATCAGTTTGACGACGAGGGCAGGGATTATTTCAATCGGATTCGGCACAATGTGCAGCGCATGGGAATGCTAATCGACGACCTGCTCAGCCTGTCTCGCGTTTCGCGGCTGGAGATGCGATATGCCACTGTTGACCTGAGTGCGATCGCCCACGAGCTTCTGCAAGAGCTACGAGCCGCCGAACCCGAACGTCAGGTCGAGTGCATCATTACGCCCGATGTCATCGTCTGGGCCGATTCCTGCCTGATGCGCGTCGTCCTCAGCAACTTGCTGCAAAATGCCTGGAAATTTACCAGCCACCACAACACTGCCCGCATCGAGTTTGGCATCCTCCAGCAGCCCGAACAGACGGTCTACTTTGTTCGAGACGATGGGGCCGGCTTTGATATGGCCTACTCCGCCATGCTGTTTGGTGTCTTCCAGCGTCTTCACAACATGACTGAATTTCCCGGCACGGGCATTGGGCTGGCGACTGTCCAGCGCATTATCCATCGCCACGGTGGACAGGTCTGGGCAGAGGCGGCAATCGAGCAAGGAGCCACGATCTATTTCACGCTTCCAATTCCCGTGCTTGAGGCAAGACTTGAGGCAAGATCTGATTTATGA
- a CDS encoding lytic transglycosylase domain-containing protein gives MRSASSRSAGKRPPARSGKSLVPKPPQPSHPSPGRRPAPRPVASSPPKRLPSLKTPLNKTVRRQLPAHSPRAILRKMKRKRTANALWLSIGTGLTVLLLGAAATRLWPQASSNSAQNPTGEETLAIPETPQSAVFSLATQPPQQRAAQLQLLAQGKRSDDQKRARFLLASDLIQQGQAAAAVPFLEKLDKDYSTLAAYALKRRAQAHAATGETEQETEAWKELANRFAKKPASVEALYELGKADPSYWQTAIARFPAHPRSLEIAQTLLKQDPKQPELLLQIARYGHYLPEVGAYLDRLTKDYADTLEPEDWEAIAFLNWEKQRYGEAGKAYAKAPRTPLNAYREGRGAQLAGRRDTAVTAYNKVVAEFPDSPEAPTSLLRMAQLGRDRAAKLTYLDQVISQYPDRAGDALLEKYKLVKPDAAQATLTAQVAQMLLESHSKTDAAAELRWMLAEEKAAQGDIQGAWTLARQVAQENPDSPLAAEAAFWVGKWAQRLGQAQEASQAYEYVLSRYPESYYAWRSATMLGWDVGDFTTVRQKLPPIALPAMHPMPLAGSDTLKELYQLGQYQDAWALWQTEFTNRQSPTVEEQFTDGLIRLGVGDNLEGIFQISSLVRRTEPTEQAQVQALRQQGDYWRSLFPLQFAEPIQQWSQTMRLNPLLVTALIRQESRFERKIVSSAGAKGLMQLMPGTASWVASKLNQPQYDLENPDDNIKLGTWYLNYTHETYSDNSLFAVASYNAGPGAIAQWIERFGYSDPDLFVEQIPYPETKGYVEAVFSNYWNYLRLYNPDVSAKLAQLSASHRAIAESLP, from the coding sequence ATGCGATCGGCCTCCTCTCGCTCTGCTGGTAAACGTCCGCCCGCCCGCTCCGGAAAGTCGCTCGTTCCCAAACCGCCTCAGCCGTCTCACCCATCGCCGGGTCGTCGTCCTGCCCCCCGCCCAGTGGCAAGTTCCCCTCCAAAGCGGTTACCATCGCTCAAGACTCCGCTAAACAAGACGGTGCGGAGACAACTCCCTGCCCACTCCCCTAGAGCGATTCTCCGCAAGATGAAACGGAAGCGAACTGCAAATGCCCTATGGCTATCCATCGGCACGGGATTGACTGTGCTGCTGCTAGGTGCCGCCGCGACGCGACTTTGGCCCCAGGCATCCTCCAATTCAGCCCAGAACCCGACTGGAGAAGAAACGCTGGCGATTCCCGAAACGCCGCAATCGGCCGTGTTTTCCCTAGCGACGCAGCCCCCCCAGCAGCGAGCCGCCCAACTGCAACTGCTGGCCCAGGGCAAACGATCCGACGATCAAAAGCGGGCGCGATTTCTGCTGGCCAGCGACCTGATTCAGCAGGGACAGGCCGCCGCAGCGGTTCCCTTTTTGGAAAAGCTGGATAAGGATTACTCGACGCTTGCGGCCTATGCGCTGAAGCGACGGGCCCAGGCCCATGCTGCCACAGGGGAAACCGAACAGGAAACGGAAGCCTGGAAAGAACTCGCAAATCGCTTTGCAAAGAAGCCCGCCTCGGTGGAAGCGCTGTATGAGCTGGGCAAAGCAGACCCCAGCTATTGGCAAACGGCGATCGCCCGCTTTCCGGCACATCCGCGATCGCTCGAAATTGCCCAAACGCTGCTCAAGCAAGACCCCAAGCAGCCCGAACTGCTGCTACAAATTGCCCGCTATGGGCACTATCTGCCAGAAGTGGGCGCATATCTCGACCGTCTGACCAAAGACTACGCCGACACGCTAGAGCCAGAAGACTGGGAGGCGATCGCCTTTCTGAACTGGGAAAAGCAGCGCTATGGCGAAGCGGGCAAGGCCTATGCCAAAGCCCCCCGCACGCCGCTCAACGCCTACCGAGAAGGACGGGGCGCACAGCTTGCGGGCCGCCGCGACACCGCAGTCACCGCCTACAACAAAGTCGTTGCCGAGTTTCCCGACTCGCCCGAAGCCCCCACCTCGCTGCTGCGCATGGCCCAGTTGGGGCGCGATCGCGCAGCAAAGCTCACCTATCTCGACCAAGTGATCAGCCAGTATCCCGACCGGGCAGGCGACGCGCTGCTAGAGAAATACAAACTGGTCAAGCCCGACGCGGCCCAGGCAACGCTGACGGCCCAGGTTGCCCAAATGCTCCTAGAAAGCCACAGCAAGACCGATGCCGCCGCCGAACTGCGCTGGATGCTGGCCGAAGAGAAGGCCGCCCAAGGTGATATCCAGGGCGCGTGGACTCTGGCGCGACAGGTGGCCCAGGAAAATCCCGACAGCCCCCTCGCCGCCGAGGCCGCCTTCTGGGTGGGCAAGTGGGCGCAACGGCTAGGACAGGCCCAAGAAGCCTCCCAGGCCTACGAATATGTCCTCAGCCGCTATCCAGAGTCTTACTACGCCTGGCGATCGGCGACGATGCTGGGCTGGGACGTGGGCGACTTTACCACCGTGCGACAAAAGCTGCCGCCTATCGCACTGCCCGCCATGCACCCGATGCCGCTGGCTGGCTCCGACACGCTGAAGGAACTCTATCAACTGGGCCAGTATCAGGATGCGTGGGCGCTGTGGCAGACGGAATTTACCAATCGCCAGTCGCCAACGGTGGAGGAGCAATTTACCGACGGGCTGATCCGGCTGGGCGTGGGCGACAACCTGGAGGGCATTTTTCAGATCTCTAGCCTAGTGCGCCGCACCGAGCCTACAGAACAGGCACAGGTGCAAGCACTCCGACAGCAGGGTGACTATTGGCGATCGCTCTTTCCGCTTCAGTTTGCCGAGCCGATTCAGCAGTGGTCACAAACCATGCGGCTAAATCCGCTCTTGGTGACGGCGCTGATCCGCCAAGAGTCGCGCTTTGAGCGCAAGATCGTGTCCTCCGCCGGAGCCAAGGGGCTGATGCAGCTGATGCCAGGAACCGCAAGCTGGGTGGCCAGCAAGCTGAACCAGCCGCAGTATGACCTGGAAAACCCCGACGACAATATCAAACTGGGCACCTGGTATCTCAACTACACCCATGAAACCTACAGCGACAACTCGCTGTTTGCCGTAGCCAGCTACAACGCCGGCCCAGGGGCGATCGCCCAGTGGATCGAGCGCTTTGGCTACAGCGATCCCGATCTGTTTGTTGAGCAAATTCCCTACCCCGAAACCAAGGGCTACGTTGAAGCCGTCTTCTCCAACTACTGGAACTATCTACGGCTGTATAACCCCGACGTATCCGCCAAGCTGGCCCAGCTTTCCGCCAGCCACCGCGCCATTGCCGAGTCGCTGCCCTAA
- a CDS encoding response regulator: MSSLRPILLVEDNPDDERLTLRALRRGNLGNEILIARNGEEALNLLFGLELLPCVVLLDLKLPKIDGLDVLRRIRAHERTRLLPVVILTSSSEDRDMIESYSLGANSYVRKPVEFEQFTEAVRQLGLYWALINEPPPESFPGSSLA, encoded by the coding sequence ATGAGTTCCTTGCGCCCTATCCTCCTTGTCGAAGACAATCCGGATGACGAACGCCTGACGCTCCGAGCGCTCCGACGGGGCAATCTAGGCAATGAGATCCTGATTGCTCGGAACGGGGAAGAAGCCTTGAACCTGCTATTTGGACTAGAGTTGCTGCCCTGTGTGGTGCTGCTCGATCTGAAACTGCCCAAAATTGACGGCTTGGACGTATTGCGTCGAATTCGGGCCCATGAGCGCACCCGCCTGCTGCCCGTGGTGATCTTGACCTCTTCCAGCGAAGATCGCGACATGATTGAAAGCTATAGCCTAGGAGCAAATAGCTACGTGCGAAAGCCGGTTGAGTTTGAGCAATTTACAGAAGCGGTACGCCAATTGGGGCTATATTGGGCGCTAATTAATGAGCCACCCCCAGAAAGTTTCCCTGGGAGTTCGCTGGCATGA
- a CDS encoding transposase → MPATTCLYDQVLSLLRQSSNARDLRHLKALAWMVTALVCSGRLSLPQWEAYVPSRARQAQSTERRWQRFLGNRRVRVKSLYVPLVLAAIHRWQGRRLYLALDTTVLWNRYCRIHLTVTCCGRAVPLLWRVLEHPSATVSTKRYLPMLRLAHRLLQSYPDVMVLADRGFANHDLLEWLSQSRWHYCLRLPSDVVVQGPRRHPVKVGYLWPPKGEARLYEGVGIWSEGRWRCNLVLAHVKGVEEPWAVITDESPSLNTLWQYALRFRVEELFLDSKSGVFELEASGIRSAPALERLYLVAAIAILDGTTQGMAVQLDGLRCQVDPHWRRGISYLNIGLRWLKGAVNKGRTLLQLIALFTVDPEPCFASKKAEAHYYDRIWFSRIQSLCCQPTPGQSA, encoded by the coding sequence ATGCCAGCCACCACCTGCCTCTATGATCAAGTGCTGTCGTTATTGCGTCAATCCAGTAATGCCCGCGACCTGCGCCACCTCAAAGCGCTGGCGTGGATGGTGACGGCCCTGGTGTGCAGCGGTCGGTTGAGCCTGCCGCAGTGGGAAGCCTATGTGCCCAGTCGGGCCCGTCAGGCGCAAAGCACCGAACGCCGGTGGCAGCGCTTCCTAGGCAATCGCCGGGTGCGGGTCAAAAGTCTGTACGTGCCGCTGGTGCTAGCCGCCATCCATCGCTGGCAAGGTCGGCGGCTTTACCTGGCGCTTGATACGACGGTGTTGTGGAATCGCTACTGCAGGATTCACCTGACGGTTACCTGTTGCGGACGAGCGGTGCCGCTGCTGTGGCGGGTTTTGGAGCATCCCAGTGCCACCGTCAGCACGAAGCGATACCTCCCCATGCTGCGGTTAGCCCATCGGCTGTTGCAGTCGTACCCCGATGTGATGGTGTTAGCCGACCGCGGGTTTGCTAACCATGACCTGCTGGAGTGGCTAAGCCAAAGTCGCTGGCACTATTGTTTACGCTTGCCCAGTGACGTAGTGGTGCAGGGTCCGCGCCGTCATCCTGTTAAGGTAGGCTATCTGTGGCCTCCCAAAGGTGAAGCTCGACTCTATGAAGGGGTGGGAATCTGGAGCGAGGGGCGCTGGCGCTGCAATTTGGTGCTGGCTCATGTCAAAGGCGTCGAGGAACCCTGGGCGGTCATCACTGATGAGTCTCCCTCCCTCAATACCCTGTGGCAATATGCTCTCCGCTTTCGAGTCGAGGAGCTTTTCCTCGATTCTAAATCTGGTGTCTTTGAGTTAGAAGCTTCCGGCATCCGCTCCGCTCCGGCTCTCGAACGCCTCTATCTGGTCGCGGCGATCGCTATCCTTGATGGCACGACCCAGGGCATGGCGGTGCAACTCGATGGGCTACGCTGCCAGGTTGACCCGCACTGGAGGCGAGGGATTAGCTATCTCAACATAGGTTTGCGCTGGCTCAAGGGTGCCGTCAATAAAGGGCGAACACTGCTTCAGCTGATTGCCCTATTTACCGTTGACCCTGAACCCTGTTTTGCCTCTAAAAAAGCTGAAGCCCACTATTATGACCGCATTTGGTTTTCTAGAATTCAATCCTTGTGCTGCCAGCCGACACCCGGGCAGTCCGCATAA
- a CDS encoding GAF domain-containing protein, whose protein sequence is MSEPLIVLMVEDSEDDALLVLRTLQQDGFHVVWERVQTADQFRAALVSRTWDVVISDYRLPGFDAPAALSILQQSGVDLPFIVVSGTIGEIAAVAMMKAGAHDYLMKENLTRLPEAVRREVREAQVRAERRQAEIQLRQTAEREQLMRTVTERIRRSLDLDEILSATVTEVRQLLQADRVILFRVSLQSQGYVVQESVGDGWQPLLGQDFYDPCFQENYIEQYFHGHTWAIADIEDGSIQPCHAEFLRQLQVRASLIVPIIQPNYLWGLLIAHHCSQTRQWHSEEIQLLQHLADQVAIALQQADLYRQTQLELSERQRAEAALQQLNQELEQRVQERTLALQQQAEQERLLRLIVQNIHRSLDLDEILATVLDATRQTLQVDRVTVYQFAPDWSGRFVAESVGEEWSPLVAEGGQTVWQDIYLQETEGGRYRNGETFAVSDIYQAGHTDCHVEILAQFQVRAYAIAPIFLDEQLWGLLAIYQNTGPCDWRAWELRLLQQISLQTAIALRQSNLYQTAQAQVAELEKLHQIKDDFLSTVSHELRSPMTNIKMAIQMVEVLLEQHQIQDERLTRYVQILEDECSQELNLINDLLDLQRLEAGVQSIELENVDLNYWLPSIIEPFEARIQEQHQRLKVNLPQNLPSITTDLNGFKRILMELLHNACKYTPPHELITLTAHVADGMLNVQVSNSGVELPAEELPRLFEKFYRVVSVDRWNRGGTGLGLALVKRLVERLRGSIQVESANALTSFTIRLPIQPKPASANSASANSANA, encoded by the coding sequence ATGAGTGAGCCACTGATTGTGCTTATGGTCGAAGATTCTGAAGACGATGCGCTGTTGGTGCTGCGGACTTTGCAGCAAGACGGCTTTCATGTGGTCTGGGAGCGCGTGCAAACGGCCGATCAGTTTCGGGCAGCGCTAGTATCGCGCACTTGGGATGTGGTGATTTCAGACTATCGGCTGCCGGGGTTCGATGCGCCTGCGGCCCTCAGCATCCTTCAGCAAAGTGGAGTCGATCTGCCCTTTATCGTCGTGTCGGGCACAATTGGCGAGATCGCGGCGGTGGCCATGATGAAGGCCGGGGCGCACGACTATCTGATGAAGGAAAACCTGACCCGATTGCCAGAAGCCGTGCGCCGCGAGGTTCGAGAAGCGCAGGTTCGAGCGGAACGGCGACAGGCAGAAATTCAACTGCGACAAACGGCAGAGCGCGAACAACTGATGCGGACGGTGACGGAGCGCATTCGGCGATCGCTCGATTTGGACGAAATTTTGTCCGCAACCGTGACCGAGGTGCGCCAACTCTTGCAAGCCGATCGCGTGATCCTATTTCGGGTCAGTCTCCAAAGTCAGGGCTATGTGGTTCAAGAATCGGTAGGCGATGGCTGGCAACCCTTGCTAGGGCAGGACTTCTACGACCCCTGCTTTCAAGAAAACTACATCGAGCAGTATTTTCACGGTCACACTTGGGCGATCGCCGATATTGAGGACGGCAGCATCCAGCCCTGCCATGCAGAGTTTCTGCGACAGCTTCAGGTACGGGCCAGTCTGATCGTGCCGATTATCCAGCCTAACTATCTCTGGGGATTGCTGATTGCTCACCACTGTAGCCAAACACGACAGTGGCACTCGGAGGAAATTCAGCTTTTGCAGCACCTGGCAGACCAAGTGGCGATCGCCCTCCAGCAGGCTGACCTCTATCGCCAGACCCAGCTAGAACTCTCAGAACGGCAGCGAGCCGAAGCCGCCCTGCAACAGTTGAATCAGGAGCTAGAACAGCGCGTTCAGGAGCGCACGCTGGCATTGCAGCAGCAGGCAGAACAAGAGCGGTTGCTGCGGCTGATTGTGCAAAATATCCACCGATCGCTCGATCTAGACGAAATTCTGGCAACCGTGCTGGACGCAACGCGACAAACGCTCCAGGTCGATCGAGTAACGGTTTACCAGTTTGCGCCCGACTGGAGCGGTCGGTTTGTGGCAGAGTCGGTGGGGGAGGAATGGTCACCCCTGGTCGCAGAGGGCGGGCAGACCGTTTGGCAAGATATCTACTTGCAGGAAACCGAAGGCGGGCGCTATCGCAACGGCGAAACCTTTGCCGTCAGCGATATTTATCAGGCTGGGCACACGGATTGTCATGTCGAAATCCTGGCCCAGTTTCAGGTGCGGGCCTATGCGATCGCCCCTATTTTCCTAGACGAACAGCTTTGGGGACTGCTGGCCATTTATCAAAACACGGGACCCTGCGACTGGCGAGCCTGGGAACTGCGGCTGCTGCAACAAATTAGCCTGCAAACGGCGATCGCCCTGCGTCAATCCAACCTGTACCAAACCGCCCAAGCCCAAGTCGCTGAGCTCGAAAAGCTACATCAAATCAAAGACGACTTTCTCAGCACCGTGTCTCACGAACTGCGATCGCCCATGACCAATATCAAAATGGCAATCCAAATGGTCGAAGTGCTGTTAGAACAACACCAAATTCAGGACGAACGCCTCACGCGCTATGTGCAAATCCTAGAAGATGAATGCTCACAGGAACTAAACCTGATCAACGATTTACTCGATTTGCAGCGTCTAGAAGCAGGCGTGCAATCCATCGAACTGGAAAACGTCGATCTCAACTATTGGCTTCCGTCGATCATTGAACCCTTCGAGGCCCGCATTCAGGAACAGCACCAGCGCTTGAAGGTCAACTTACCACAAAACCTACCGTCCATCACCACCGACCTGAACGGCTTCAAACGCATCTTAATGGAACTGCTGCACAACGCCTGCAAGTACACTCCACCCCATGAACTAATCACGCTAACGGCCCACGTTGCGGATGGAATGCTGAACGTTCAGGTGAGCAATTCAGGAGTAGAACTGCCCGCCGAAGAACTGCCGCGCCTGTTTGAAAAGTTTTACCGGGTGGTCAGTGTAGATCGGTGGAATCGTGGCGGTACTGGGTTAGGACTGGCACTGGTCAAGCGGCTGGTAGAACGCTTGCGCGGTTCGATTCAGGTAGAGAGCGCCAACGCCCTCACTAGCTTCACGATTCGGTTACCGATTCAGCCTAAGCCTGCAAGCGCTAATTCTGCAAGCGCTAATTCTGCAAACGCTTGA